A stretch of Miscanthus floridulus cultivar M001 chromosome 13, ASM1932011v1, whole genome shotgun sequence DNA encodes these proteins:
- the LOC136499519 gene encoding uncharacterized protein, with protein MVEAKLRGSNLTPFAMRPSWGFLSLGMRDVRASSPPVPEDARWRASNRAHAEAQKRQKDAKVAKRTKKILRPAEVPTLAPLKALKVNPGSTAHWVGEAQAALQCGAASVRADPKEPATQGGAVEAAPTQAGEGAPLPRDGEAYGSDGAKVPLAAEAIGIEVPRVSHAMAEAAETGVPRTIEAATAGAGAPVTTEATMAEAGAPGTTEADMIVARPSAQAVEMKAVEASVAPLVQGPPSSWESTREVEVLPISSDDASRAQEMADAKVAGAVE; from the exons atggtggaggcgaagctgaggggcagtaacctgacccccttcgcgatgcgcccatcatgggggttcctctcgcta gggatgagggacgtgcgagcctcctcgccgcccgttcctgaggatgcaAGGTGGCGGGCGTctaaccgggcgcacgccgaggcgcagaaaaggcagaaggacgccaaggtggcgaagcgcacgaagaagatcctt cgacctgcggaggtgcctaccttggcgcccctcaaagcgctcaaggttaaccccggctccaccgcccaTTGGGTGggggaggcgcaagccgccctacAATGTGGCGCGGCATCAGtgagggccgacccaaaggagccggccacccaaggaggggctgtcgAGGCGGCCCCGACACaggcgggggagggagcgcctctgcCCCGCGATGGCGAGGCCTATGGGTCGGATGGGGCTAAGGTTCCCTTGGCTGCCGAGGCCATCGGGATCGAGGTCCCTAGGGTTTCACATGCCATGGCTGAGGCAGCGGAGACCGGGGTGCCTAGGACCATCGAGGCTGCTACTGCGGGCGCCGGAGCCCCggtgaccaccgaggccacgatggcggaggccggagcccccgggaccaccgaggccgacatGATCGTGGCGAGGCCATCGGCCCAGgcagtggagatgaaggcggtagAGGCCTcagtggcacccttggttcaaggcccaccGTCGTCGTGGGAGAgcacccgggaggtggaggtccttccgatctcctccgacgatgctTCCCGGGCGCAGGAGATGGCCGACGCCAAGGTGGCCGGTGCCGTGGAATAG